The genomic region GCCGCCGCCGCTGCCGGACTCCCCCCCCTGTCCGGGTTCATTGCCAAGGTCCTGCTCCTCCGGGCTGCGGGAACAGGCATGGAGTCATGGGTCTGGCCCGTGGTTCTGTCCGGGGGCCTGATCGGAATCGTGACTCTTTCCCGGGCCGGAAGCACCCTGTTCTGGAACAGCCCGGGCCCCTGCCTGAACGTCGAAACAGGGTGGGCACGACTGGCCCCGGCCACGGTTCTTATCCTGGCAGGGGTGGCCCTTGCCGTCCTGGCCGAGCCCCTGGCCGAATACACCCGGGCCGCAGCCCTCCAGCTTCTGGATCCCCAGGCCTATGTCCTGGCCGTCATCCCGGAGGCAAGCCCATGAGACGATGGATCCCCCAACCCCTGTTCAGCCTCTTTCTCTGGCTCGTCTGGCTTCTGCTGGCCAACTCCACGGCCCCGGGCCAGATGGTCCTGGGCGGGTTCCTGGCCCTGATCCTGCCCCTGTTCACGGCCAGGTTCTGGCCCGACCGGCCGTGCATCCGCCGCCCCCTGGTCCTGACGGCCTATCTGCTGGTCTTCTTCTGGGACATCGTCGTGGCCAATCTGACCGTGGCCCGGCTCATCCTCGGCTCTCCCAAGCGACTTCGCCCGGCCTTCGTCCGCCTGCCCCTGGATCTGAACAACGACTTCGCCGTGACCGTCCTGGCCCACACCATCTCCCTGACCCCTGGAACGGTCTCGTCAGACCTGTCCGAGGACCGCAAAACGCTGCTCGTCCACGCCCTGGACGTGGATGACGAGGCCGGAATGATTCGACGCATCAAGACCCGGTACGAAGCCCCCCTGAAGGAGATCTTCCAATGTTGACCATCGCCCTGACCGTGGCCTTCTGCTGCATTGGCGCGGCCCTGGCCCTCAATTTCTGGCGGCTTTTGCGCGGCCCCGGCCTGCCGGACCGCATTCTGGCCCTGGACACCATGGCCATCAACACCATCGCCCTGCTGGTGGTTCTGGGCATTCACCAGGATCTGACCGAATTTTTCGAGGCCGCCCTGCTCATCGCCATGATGGGCTTCGTCGGGACCGTGGCCCTGTGCAAGTACCTGCTCCGGGGCGACATCATCGAATAGGGAAAGCCATGCTGCTCGAACTCGTCATTTCCTTTTTCCTCATTGCCGGAGGCCTCTTTGCCCTCATAGGGTCCATCGGTCTGGCCCGCCTGCCCGACATCTTCACCCGCCTCCACGGCCCGACCAAGGCCACGACCCTGGGCGTTGGAGGCATTCTCGTGGCCTCGGTCCTCCACTTCAGCGCCAAGGGCGAGGGCCTCAGCCTCCACGAACTTTTGATCACCCTCTTTCTCTTCGCCACCGCTCCGGTCAGCGCCTACCTCATCGCCCGAGCCGCTTTGCATCTGCGCAAGACTTCAGACAAATCCGACGACCAGGGCTGATCCCTTTCCGTCGAACAACTCCCGCCCATCCATCCCCTTCACCCAACCCACGCACAGCCGGGCCTTGGGCTGGCCGGTATTGGCTATCGGCCATACCCCCACAGAATTGGGTGCATTCCCTTTCATTGTATCCTTCCGGTTAAAATGAAAATTTTTTTTGAAAATTTTTTTTCATATGTTGACAATATAAAATTATGAAACTAGGAAATTTACCCATCTTATGTTACATAATAAAAAAATGTGACACAAACGGTTTTACTCAACGTCATGGCCCACAAGGCCAAAGGAGGGAGTCTCATGCTCGAGATCGAAAAAGTCATGTCCACGGGTCAACTACCCAAATCCGCGGACCCGACCACCTATGCCATGGTCCAGGTGGACCAGGACAAGTGCGAGGCCTGCGGCAACTGCCACGAGGTATGTCCCACGGGGGTCATCCAGGCCGTGGGAAGCGACGGCAAACACCAAGTCGTTGACCCGGCGGCCTGCATCAACTGCGGCCAATGCCTGCTCAACTGTCCCTACGGGGCCATCTACGAACAGGTATCCTTTGTGGACGAAATCCTGGCCAAAATCAAAGACCCCAACACCATCGTGGTCTCCATGCCTGCTCCGGCCGTTCGATACGGCCTGGGCGAACCCTTTGGCATGCCTCCCGGAACCTATGTCGGCGGAAAGATGCATGCGGCCCTGCGCAAACTCGGCTTCGACCTGATCTGGGACAACGAGTTCACGGCCGACGTGACCATCATGGAAGAGGGCACGGAATTGATCAACCGCATCGCCAAGCCGGATAAAAAGCACCCGCTGCCCCAATTCACGTCCTGCTGTCCGGGCTGGGTCAAGTTTGTGGAGACCTTCTACCCCGAACTGCTTCCCAACGTCTCCACCTGCAAATCCCCCATCGGCATGCTCGGCCCCCTGGCCAAGACGTACGGGGCCCAACAGACCAAGACGGACCCGAAAAAAATGTACACGGTGTCCATCATGCCCTGTATTGCCAAGAAATTCGAAGGGCTTCGCCCGGAGATGAATGCCAGCGGCTATCGGGACACCGACGCCACCATCACCACCCGTGAACTGGCCTATATGATCAAAAAGGCCGGGATCGATTTCGTCAACCTGCCCGAGGTCCAGCCCGACCCAATTCTGGGCGAATCCACCGGCGCGGCGACCATCTTCGCCACCAGCGGCGGCGTGATGGAAGCCGCCCTGCGTCTGGCCTACGAGGTCCTCTCCGGCCAGAAGCTGACCAATCCCGACATCAAGGCCGTCCGGGCCAGCGAGGGCATTGTCACCGCCAGCGTGGACGTGCCCAAATTCGGCAAGGTCAACGTGGCCGTGGCCAGCGGACTCGATAACGCGGTCAAACTTTGCGAGGAGGTCAAGGCCGGGAAATCCAAGCACCACTTCATCGAGATCATGACCTGCCCCGGGGGGTGCGTGAACGGAGGCGGTCAGCCCCTGGACCCGAACATTCGTGTTTCGGACGCCGGGTCACCTCTCCTGAAAACCTACAAGAAACGCTTCGGCATGTGCTAGGGAGGACACACAATGAGCAATACCATCAAGGAAGTTACACGTCGGTGCTTTCTCAAGGTCGCCGGTGTGGCCACGGTCATGACCGTGACCGGCATCCACTTCGTCGACACGGCCAAGGCTGCCGCTCTTGATTTCATCGGCAAGAGACAGACGTCAGTATACAACGCCGACGCCAATATCTATGCCGTCAGAAAATCCCAGGACAACCCCATGGTTCAGAAGATCTACGCCAAGGACGGTTTCCTGCACGACGGCCCCTGCGGTCACAAATCGCATGACCTGCTGCACACCCATTACACGGATCGCAGCGCCGAGCTCAAGAAGGTCCGTGCCAAGGGTATCAAACTGAAGCTGTAAAAACGTATCATTGCCCCTCCCTCGCAACCTGAGGCAAGGCCACGGACTGAACCAAGGGTTGCGTTTTATTCCGATCCCGACAAATTTTCGATGGCCGATTTGAGAAATATTTCGATTTCGACCTGCTGCCAAGTGACAATGGGTGGAAGGTCCCGCGCTTGGACCAAATAGGTTTGAAACGTCTCCAAATGAAACAACGCCCTTTTGCGCACCTCCTCCCCGCCTGTCGCCGAAAATCGATCCGCCAAGGCCTTGCCCAGATTGAAGTGCGCCAAAGGATACGGGGTTCTCTGCAAGGCTGCTTCGTACTCCTGGATGGCCAGATCCATGTTGCCCTGCCGGGCGTGAATGACCCCGAGGTCGTTGTGGGCCTCGGCGGCCTCGATGGTGCCCTCGCAGCAGTCGATCACCTTGGAGTACCGGGCGATGGCCGCCTGATATTTGCCCATGGCCAGGAATCGCTCACCCTGGTGCAGAAGCGTGCGGGGATGCTCTCTCCCGGCTGCAGCCGACATTGATCCGATCATAATCAAGGCCGTCATGGCCACGGCAAAAAGGGAACGGATGAACATGAAACCTCCTGGTGAAATCCCTTTTAGTGTTACTAATTATAAATTCGTATTTTAATACTTTGTAAATATCAAGAAATTTTTAT from Deltaproteobacteria bacterium harbors:
- a CDS encoding Na+/H+ antiporter subunit E; translation: MRRWIPQPLFSLFLWLVWLLLANSTAPGQMVLGGFLALILPLFTARFWPDRPCIRRPLVLTAYLLVFFWDIVVANLTVARLILGSPKRLRPAFVRLPLDLNNDFAVTVLAHTISLTPGTVSSDLSEDRKTLLVHALDVDDEAGMIRRIKTRYEAPLKEIFQC
- a CDS encoding K+/H+ antiporter subunit F encodes the protein MLTIALTVAFCCIGAALALNFWRLLRGPGLPDRILALDTMAINTIALLVVLGIHQDLTEFFEAALLIAMMGFVGTVALCKYLLRGDIIE
- a CDS encoding Na+/H+ antiporter subunit G is translated as MLLELVISFFLIAGGLFALIGSIGLARLPDIFTRLHGPTKATTLGVGGILVASVLHFSAKGEGLSLHELLITLFLFATAPVSAYLIARAALHLRKTSDKSDDQG
- a CDS encoding 4Fe-4S dicluster domain-containing protein, which codes for MLEIEKVMSTGQLPKSADPTTYAMVQVDQDKCEACGNCHEVCPTGVIQAVGSDGKHQVVDPAACINCGQCLLNCPYGAIYEQVSFVDEILAKIKDPNTIVVSMPAPAVRYGLGEPFGMPPGTYVGGKMHAALRKLGFDLIWDNEFTADVTIMEEGTELINRIAKPDKKHPLPQFTSCCPGWVKFVETFYPELLPNVSTCKSPIGMLGPLAKTYGAQQTKTDPKKMYTVSIMPCIAKKFEGLRPEMNASGYRDTDATITTRELAYMIKKAGIDFVNLPEVQPDPILGESTGAATIFATSGGVMEAALRLAYEVLSGQKLTNPDIKAVRASEGIVTASVDVPKFGKVNVAVASGLDNAVKLCEEVKAGKSKHHFIEIMTCPGGCVNGGGQPLDPNIRVSDAGSPLLKTYKKRFGMC
- a CDS encoding hydrogenase small subunit, which translates into the protein MSNTIKEVTRRCFLKVAGVATVMTVTGIHFVDTAKAAALDFIGKRQTSVYNADANIYAVRKSQDNPMVQKIYAKDGFLHDGPCGHKSHDLLHTHYTDRSAELKKVRAKGIKLKL
- a CDS encoding tetratricopeptide repeat protein: MFIRSLFAVAMTALIMIGSMSAAAGREHPRTLLHQGERFLAMGKYQAAIARYSKVIDCCEGTIEAAEAHNDLGVIHARQGNMDLAIQEYEAALQRTPYPLAHFNLGKALADRFSATGGEEVRKRALFHLETFQTYLVQARDLPPIVTWQQVEIEIFLKSAIENLSGSE